One stretch of Brevibacillus laterosporus DNA includes these proteins:
- a CDS encoding branched-chain amino acid ABC transporter substrate-binding protein, with translation MKLKVTMGLFTALLTTGLALSGCAGAGQSTGKEVIKLATQSPLSGAYANIGDAIKQGAGYALQEEKEEFAKMGFDLQLFPQDDQADPKQGVTNAQLLVANKDVLGVVGHYNTGVAVPSSSKYEDGKLVMVSPANTGVTLTEEGKKTVHRICARDDTQGPSAARYAKNTLGVTTAFIINDKTAYGVGLTDQVKAQFEKDGVTILGSEGITVGEKDYSSVVNQVVSKNPDIIFFGGIYSEGGLLVKQARDKGFKGIFMGGDGIDSSDLVTIAGSAADGVIYTSVAGDVTQTDAGKKWAEAYEKATSKKPETYSVYGYDAMKVLLNGLKESIKANGGKKPSREQVLEAVHKTKNFQGLFTKVTFTEKGDNEFAQVFVYKFKNGNAAFVGKAD, from the coding sequence ATGAAATTGAAAGTTACCATGGGCCTCTTTACCGCCTTATTGACAACTGGATTAGCTTTATCAGGCTGTGCAGGAGCAGGCCAAAGCACGGGGAAAGAGGTAATCAAATTGGCTACGCAGAGCCCACTATCTGGTGCCTACGCAAACATTGGCGATGCGATCAAGCAGGGAGCTGGTTATGCGCTCCAAGAAGAGAAGGAAGAATTCGCAAAAATGGGATTTGACTTGCAGCTATTTCCTCAAGATGACCAGGCTGATCCTAAACAGGGTGTTACCAATGCTCAGCTACTGGTCGCCAACAAAGATGTATTAGGCGTAGTCGGACATTACAACACAGGTGTTGCCGTTCCGTCCTCTTCCAAGTATGAAGATGGCAAGCTGGTGATGGTCTCCCCAGCCAACACAGGTGTCACACTTACTGAGGAAGGGAAGAAAACAGTCCATCGCATCTGTGCACGCGATGATACCCAAGGTCCATCAGCCGCTAGATATGCCAAAAATACTCTTGGTGTAACAACAGCATTCATTATTAATGATAAGACAGCGTATGGTGTAGGATTGACCGACCAAGTAAAAGCTCAATTTGAAAAAGATGGAGTAACAATACTTGGTTCAGAAGGTATTACTGTAGGCGAGAAGGATTATAGCTCAGTGGTTAATCAGGTTGTCTCCAAAAACCCAGATATTATTTTTTTCGGAGGTATTTATTCAGAAGGTGGTCTATTAGTTAAACAGGCACGTGATAAGGGATTTAAGGGAATTTTTATGGGTGGGGACGGAATCGACTCTTCCGATCTAGTAACGATTGCTGGGAGTGCTGCTGATGGTGTTATCTATACATCGGTAGCAGGGGATGTTACTCAAACTGATGCAGGGAAAAAATGGGCTGAGGCTTACGAAAAGGCAACCAGCAAAAAACCAGAAACCTATTCTGTCTATGGCTACGATGCTATGAAAGTATTACTAAATGGTTTAAAGGAATCCATTAAAGCAAATGGCGGCAAGAAGCCTAGCCGCGAACAGGTATTAGAAGCTGTTCACAAAACAAAAAACTTTCAAGGACTATTTACCAAGGTCACCTTTACAGAAAAGGGGGACAATGAATTTGCTCAGGTATTCGTTTACAAATTTAAAAATGGAAATGCCGCCTTTGTAGGCAAAGCAGATTGA
- a CDS encoding branched-chain amino acid ABC transporter permease: MWQILPQVLVDGLTLGFMYAVVALGYTMVYGILEFINFSHGEIFMVGAFVGTEVLLVMESNGVLQGMNPFLALILALIISMVLTGLLGVGIERVAYRPLRNAPRLVPLISAIGVSFFLQDLVRFAEALHRDAFYLTGPILFPGKIDIGIAQIPSKAVIVAIVAIVMMITLTLFINKTKWGIAMRAVSQDQSTASLMTINVDKVIMLTFLIGSSLGGATGVLFAQNYGTIDPYIGFILGMKAFTAAILGGIGNLRGAMLGGIILGLIESLAGAYMGPLTGGAFGGEYKDVIGFAILILVLLFKPEGLLGEAVKEKV; encoded by the coding sequence ATGTGGCAGATCCTACCTCAAGTGTTGGTCGACGGACTCACCCTCGGCTTCATGTATGCGGTTGTAGCTCTGGGTTACACAATGGTTTATGGAATTTTGGAATTTATCAACTTCTCACATGGTGAGATTTTCATGGTGGGAGCTTTTGTAGGAACAGAAGTGCTCCTTGTCATGGAATCTAATGGTGTATTGCAAGGAATGAATCCGTTTTTGGCTCTTATTCTTGCTCTTATCATCAGTATGGTGTTAACCGGTTTATTAGGTGTAGGTATTGAACGGGTTGCTTATCGGCCCTTACGGAATGCCCCGCGACTAGTTCCGCTGATATCTGCCATTGGTGTTTCTTTCTTTTTGCAGGATTTGGTCCGTTTTGCAGAAGCACTTCATCGAGACGCATTCTATTTAACAGGACCGATTTTATTCCCTGGAAAGATTGATATTGGAATTGCTCAAATTCCATCTAAAGCCGTTATTGTTGCCATCGTAGCTATTGTGATGATGATTACGTTGACATTGTTTATTAACAAAACAAAATGGGGAATCGCGATGCGTGCCGTATCCCAAGATCAATCGACGGCATCACTGATGACTATAAATGTGGACAAAGTAATTATGTTAACCTTCCTAATTGGTTCAAGCCTCGGTGGAGCAACAGGTGTGCTATTTGCTCAAAACTATGGAACGATTGATCCTTACATTGGTTTCATTTTGGGAATGAAAGCTTTTACTGCTGCTATCTTGGGTGGCATTGGTAATCTCAGAGGAGCGATGCTTGGTGGAATTATACTTGGTCTGATTGAATCACTGGCGGGTGCATATATGGGACCGCTAACAGGTGGAGCATTCGGTGGAGAGTACAAGGATGTTATCGGGTTTGCCATTCTTATTCTAGTGCTTCTGTTCAAACCTGAGGGTCTGCTTGGAGAAGCCGTAAAAGAGAAAGTGTAG
- a CDS encoding branched-chain amino acid ABC transporter permease, whose product MGTFKNVLAKEKPIPLFLTLVWIVGCSIALYFLQQSVTSFVGLIFSVLLIYYTNTNKWTQLLLGVLVLFGLIPLLAYDNSYYMEVATNIGIYVAMALGLNIVVGFAGLLDLGYVAFFAAGAYAYGIFATAQANHFIPGDLFPLSGEWFWAFLVVGLLVAAVFGILLGLPVLRVKGDYLAIVTLGFGEIIRIVFNNLDKPINITNGPQGITSINAPQILGESFSDSFHFYFIVLVVILLIVLANIRLEHSKLGRAWIAIREDELAAQSMGISLLKTKLAAFATGASFAGVVGVIFAAKQTFIDPTSFTLMESFSILVMVILGGSGSIPGVILGATFVTLLQVQILKELSNYLHELSQSGILYLPSQLDPSKLQRMVFGILLVLAALYRPNGLIPARRRKENIENIKNHAHSEQRQGILAKLTGRNKVS is encoded by the coding sequence ATGGGAACTTTTAAGAACGTGCTAGCAAAAGAAAAGCCGATCCCACTTTTTCTTACGCTGGTGTGGATTGTTGGATGCTCTATAGCACTCTATTTTTTACAGCAATCGGTAACAAGCTTTGTGGGGCTCATCTTTTCTGTATTGCTAATCTACTATACCAATACGAATAAATGGACGCAGCTACTTTTAGGGGTGTTAGTTTTATTCGGTCTTATTCCATTACTTGCTTATGATAATAGTTATTATATGGAAGTGGCGACCAACATAGGTATTTATGTCGCTATGGCGTTGGGCTTAAACATCGTGGTTGGTTTTGCTGGGCTGTTAGATTTGGGATACGTTGCTTTTTTTGCGGCTGGTGCCTATGCATATGGTATCTTTGCTACAGCACAGGCTAATCATTTTATTCCAGGCGATTTATTTCCATTAAGCGGAGAGTGGTTTTGGGCATTTTTAGTGGTTGGTTTGCTGGTAGCGGCAGTCTTTGGGATTTTGCTAGGTCTACCCGTTCTCCGGGTAAAAGGAGATTACCTAGCTATTGTTACATTAGGCTTCGGTGAAATTATCAGAATAGTCTTTAATAATTTAGATAAGCCAATCAATATAACAAATGGACCTCAAGGGATAACATCTATTAATGCCCCACAAATTTTAGGAGAATCATTTTCCGATTCCTTTCATTTCTATTTTATTGTGTTGGTAGTTATTTTATTGATTGTACTTGCCAATATTCGTTTGGAACATTCTAAACTAGGGCGTGCTTGGATTGCTATTCGTGAAGATGAGTTGGCAGCACAGTCTATGGGGATTTCTTTGTTAAAAACGAAATTAGCGGCATTTGCTACAGGAGCGTCCTTTGCGGGAGTGGTGGGAGTTATCTTTGCAGCAAAACAAACCTTTATTGACCCTACATCCTTTACGTTGATGGAATCATTTAGCATATTGGTTATGGTTATTTTAGGTGGAAGTGGTAGTATTCCTGGTGTTATTCTAGGGGCCACGTTCGTTACACTGTTACAGGTTCAAATATTAAAAGAACTGTCCAATTATCTACATGAATTATCACAATCTGGCATCCTTTACCTACCAAGTCAGTTGGACCCTTCCAAACTGCAGCGTATGGTGTTTGGAATTCTACTGGTATTAGCCGCTTTATACCGTCCAAATGGACTAATCCCAGCAAGGAGAAGGAAAGAAAACATCGAGAATATCAAAAATCACGCTCATTCGGAACAACGACAGGGCATTCTTGCTAAGTTGACTGGACGTAATAAAGTAAGCTAA
- a CDS encoding ABC transporter ATP-binding protein, with amino-acid sequence MALLEARHLTKRFGGLVANEDVSIDIEKGSITAVIGPNGAGKTTFFNMVTGFYEPDEGDVVLNGETIKGLQPDQIATRGITRTFQNIRLFKQMTALENVMIGQHGRLQAGLLGILFNSKRVREEEERARVEAYQILEYVGIEHIANETAGSLPYGLQRRLEIARAMGTNPQIILLDEPAAGMNPRETVEMTDFIRQLKRELDLTIILIEHDMKLIMGLSEYIHVLDYGRKIAEGTPDEIRTNPKVIEAYLGKSATEAS; translated from the coding sequence ATGGCATTGTTAGAAGCGAGACATTTAACCAAGAGATTCGGAGGTCTTGTGGCCAACGAAGACGTGTCGATTGATATTGAAAAAGGCAGTATCACCGCAGTCATCGGTCCGAACGGAGCAGGTAAAACCACTTTCTTTAACATGGTTACAGGCTTCTATGAGCCAGACGAGGGTGATGTCGTACTAAATGGAGAGACTATTAAAGGTCTTCAACCCGATCAAATAGCAACACGGGGTATTACGCGCACTTTTCAAAATATCAGACTGTTCAAACAGATGACGGCTTTGGAGAACGTTATGATTGGTCAACATGGGCGGTTACAAGCAGGGCTTCTTGGCATCCTGTTCAATTCGAAACGGGTGCGGGAAGAAGAGGAGCGTGCACGTGTTGAAGCTTATCAAATCCTTGAATATGTGGGAATCGAACATATTGCTAACGAAACCGCTGGTAGCCTTCCTTATGGATTGCAACGCCGGTTGGAGATCGCTAGGGCCATGGGTACTAATCCTCAGATTATCTTGCTAGATGAGCCGGCCGCAGGGATGAACCCAAGAGAGACAGTGGAAATGACCGATTTTATTCGCCAGTTAAAACGTGAATTAGACTTAACTATTATTTTAATCGAACACGATATGAAGCTTATTATGGGGCTATCAGAATATATTCATGTTCTGGATTATGGAAGAAAAATCGCCGAGGGTACCCCAGATGAAATACGAACCAATCCAAAAGTTATTGAGGCATACTTGGGCAAAAGCGCAACGGAAGCTTCGTAG
- a CDS encoding ABC transporter ATP-binding protein — translation MALLELKEVHTYYGGIHALKGLSISVEQGEVVTLIGSNGAGKSTTLKAICGQVRTKEGQVFFDGQNITGKKPHDISTLGIAHVPEGRRIFPKLTVRENLEMGAFSIKDKSVIDEGIERAFHYFPRLKERISQKGGTMSGGEQQMLAIARGLMMKPKILMLDEPSMGLAPILVEQIFEIVTELNQEGMTILLVEQNANQALSVAHRGYVIQTGEIILKDEAKTLLSDPQVREAYLA, via the coding sequence ATGGCATTATTGGAACTAAAAGAAGTTCATACCTATTACGGGGGTATTCATGCGTTAAAAGGTCTGAGTATTTCGGTAGAGCAAGGAGAAGTAGTGACTCTGATTGGTTCAAATGGGGCTGGTAAATCAACTACCTTAAAAGCCATCTGTGGACAGGTACGGACAAAAGAAGGCCAGGTGTTCTTTGACGGGCAAAATATCACAGGTAAAAAGCCACATGATATATCTACATTAGGAATTGCCCATGTACCAGAGGGAAGACGTATATTTCCAAAATTAACGGTCCGAGAAAACTTGGAGATGGGTGCTTTTTCTATAAAGGATAAGAGTGTGATTGATGAGGGAATCGAACGAGCCTTTCATTATTTTCCACGCTTAAAAGAACGGATATCTCAAAAGGGTGGTACAATGTCGGGCGGTGAGCAACAAATGTTGGCTATCGCTCGTGGATTGATGATGAAGCCAAAAATTTTAATGCTAGATGAGCCTTCAATGGGTCTAGCTCCCATTTTGGTAGAGCAAATCTTCGAGATTGTCACAGAATTAAATCAAGAGGGCATGACTATCCTGTTAGTGGAACAGAATGCGAATCAAGCACTTTCCGTTGCGCATCGCGGATATGTCATTCAGACAGGCGAGATTATTTTAAAGGATGAAGCCAAAACGTTGCTATCAGATCCGCAGGTGCGAGAGGCATATTTAGCGTAA
- a CDS encoding glycoside hydrolase family 18 has protein sequence MPRLFSRIFILLLVISSLLVASCQSGPTYQGKSAAPDRSTSPHFASVQQTTTTLKNVVPTSRPREVLGFYTESEDPYPGSLPTLSAQHEQLSMIAPFWYKLDEKNPGYMQSTLSKKERQKIIDRAHANQVQVYLLVHNLFYDSIQKGKEVAREILRKPTNQRYFLRNLEREVLSMGYDGINLDIENLYLEDKFAFTQFVKNVTQLMHLHGKTVTVSVPANTGDERANVWSPWFDYKLLGRYADRLVIMAYDEHNPRTEPGPVASIQWTEDTVRYALSQGVPAQKILLGVAGYGWNWNSNGEKAVYQSYKSLMEQSQNRGATLNWDQERHAPHMQYMDQEGNMHIAWFENNFSTRSKLDLVEKYDLAGIALWRMGLEDPTLWDNLSRQINVWKTDTSQ, from the coding sequence ATGCCACGTCTCTTCTCACGCATCTTCATCTTGTTGCTGGTGATTAGCTCTTTGTTGGTAGCTTCTTGTCAATCTGGCCCTACCTACCAAGGTAAGTCTGCCGCCCCCGACAGGAGTACCTCTCCCCATTTTGCGTCCGTTCAGCAGACTACTACCACATTGAAAAATGTAGTACCTACCTCTCGCCCACGAGAAGTTCTTGGTTTTTATACAGAGTCGGAAGATCCTTACCCTGGGTCTCTCCCTACCTTGTCTGCCCAACATGAACAACTTAGCATGATTGCACCTTTTTGGTACAAACTAGATGAAAAAAATCCTGGATATATGCAATCTACTCTTTCCAAAAAAGAACGCCAAAAAATAATTGATCGGGCACACGCCAATCAGGTGCAAGTCTATCTATTAGTTCACAATCTGTTCTATGATTCCATACAAAAGGGAAAAGAAGTTGCACGGGAAATCTTGCGCAAGCCTACGAATCAACGCTATTTTTTGCGTAATTTAGAACGTGAAGTGCTTTCTATGGGCTATGACGGCATTAATTTGGACATCGAAAATTTATATTTGGAAGACAAATTCGCTTTCACACAATTTGTCAAAAACGTAACCCAGCTGATGCACCTCCATGGCAAGACTGTCACAGTAAGCGTTCCTGCTAATACGGGTGATGAACGTGCTAACGTATGGTCACCATGGTTTGATTATAAGCTACTAGGTCGTTACGCCGACCGCTTGGTGATCATGGCCTATGACGAACATAATCCACGGACTGAACCAGGTCCTGTTGCTTCCATTCAATGGACAGAAGATACTGTACGCTATGCACTATCTCAAGGTGTTCCTGCACAAAAAATCTTACTCGGGGTTGCTGGATACGGCTGGAATTGGAACAGCAACGGAGAAAAAGCTGTATATCAATCCTATAAGAGTCTGATGGAGCAAAGCCAAAACAGAGGAGCCACTCTTAATTGGGATCAGGAGCGTCATGCTCCACATATGCAATACATGGATCAAGAAGGAAATATGCATATCGCTTGGTTTGAAAACAATTTTAGCACCCGCTCTAAGCTAGATTTGGTCGAGAAATATGATTTGGCTGGGATAGCTCTTTGGCGCATGGGCTTAGAAGATCCAACCCTTTGGGATAACCTGTCTAGACAGATCAATGTCTGGAAAACAGATACTAGTCAGTAA
- a CDS encoding sensor histidine kinase — MRGRFSLQNMPLAKQIFLLFLSLTIVLGASVAILYPYTLKQILLDNTYSLLEDEFEKVSDQISFTQQHELVPLPSFTSPRMLMLLLQNYNFSFQMMVFSKDGQLIGFQHMPKEGIPLKVANGLFQEASAHKGKTPYKGSTEWENENFLMISQKMEYFGFPYYLVIFTKEKEIIQINNMLTKQFFIIFAFFIFVSLLLAGWFSGYLSTPLRRLEESCQKIARRQFDIPLMVDRKDEIGQLARSFDMMKKQLKDHDESQQHFVQNISHELKTPIMAIQGYAQGLIDGVFQGAEAQKGLSIIMEESNRLENVVEQLLYLTKVESVDRMMTFTSLDLTEMIGLLHQRYHLLHPHLAWHIDIPDTLPMEGDGEQLYSAFTNIVENQLRYANSTITITAKEEKEQIEIAISNDGPAIEETIMPYLFQRFRKGKTGKHGLGLAIARAVLEAHEGYIAAKNLSEHQGVMFIATLPQKQSHLG; from the coding sequence ATGAGAGGAAGATTTTCTTTACAAAACATGCCGCTAGCAAAGCAGATTTTTTTACTGTTTTTATCTTTGACGATTGTGCTTGGAGCAAGCGTAGCTATTCTATATCCCTATACCTTAAAGCAAATTTTGCTGGATAATACGTATTCTTTACTAGAGGATGAGTTTGAGAAAGTATCTGATCAAATCTCCTTTACACAACAACACGAGCTTGTCCCCTTACCATCATTCACATCACCACGTATGCTGATGTTATTGTTACAAAACTATAACTTTTCTTTTCAGATGATGGTTTTTAGTAAAGATGGACAACTAATTGGCTTTCAACATATGCCGAAAGAAGGCATACCGCTCAAGGTTGCAAATGGGCTTTTCCAAGAAGCTTCTGCACATAAAGGAAAAACCCCTTATAAAGGAAGCACCGAGTGGGAAAATGAAAATTTCCTGATGATAAGTCAAAAAATGGAATATTTTGGATTCCCTTACTACCTTGTGATCTTTACAAAGGAAAAGGAAATCATTCAAATTAATAACATGCTTACTAAGCAGTTTTTCATCATCTTTGCTTTCTTTATCTTTGTCAGCTTGTTGCTGGCTGGTTGGTTTAGTGGTTATTTAAGCACTCCCTTACGCCGTTTGGAGGAATCTTGTCAAAAAATTGCGCGCCGTCAATTTGATATCCCCCTAATGGTTGATCGTAAGGATGAAATCGGTCAGTTAGCTCGCTCTTTTGACATGATGAAAAAACAATTGAAAGATCATGATGAATCCCAGCAACATTTTGTGCAAAATATCTCACATGAATTAAAAACGCCAATCATGGCGATTCAAGGCTACGCACAGGGCTTGATAGATGGAGTTTTTCAGGGTGCTGAGGCACAAAAAGGCTTGTCCATCATTATGGAGGAAAGTAACCGTTTGGAAAATGTGGTAGAGCAACTTCTCTATTTAACAAAAGTTGAATCAGTTGATAGAATGATGACCTTTACTTCGTTAGATTTAACAGAAATGATTGGTCTGCTACATCAACGCTATCATCTTCTTCATCCACATTTAGCATGGCACATCGATATTCCTGATACACTACCGATGGAAGGGGATGGCGAACAGCTTTACAGTGCATTCACTAATATTGTAGAAAATCAGCTACGATACGCCAATTCCACGATTACCATCACTGCCAAAGAGGAAAAAGAGCAGATTGAAATTGCTATTTCCAATGATGGCCCAGCTATTGAGGAAACTATTATGCCATATCTTTTCCAACGTTTCCGCAAAGGTAAAACGGGCAAACATGGTTTAGGCCTTGCTATTGCTCGCGCTGTTCTGGAAGCGCATGAAGGATATATTGCTGCCAAAAATTTATCTGAGCATCAAGGTGTTATGTTTATTGCGACATTGCCACAGAAGCAATCTCATTTGGGATAA